From Scomber japonicus isolate fScoJap1 chromosome 22, fScoJap1.pri, whole genome shotgun sequence, one genomic window encodes:
- the LOC128383628 gene encoding low affinity immunoglobulin gamma Fc region receptor II-like has protein sequence MIPSSSQFFEDESFSLRCEEDDGSTGWTLWRTSMEGKMAQCGVDWGRSAGSFCNNSLTARWDTGVYWCESREGATSNSINITVTGGPVILQSPALPVMEGDDVTLHCKSWASNLPAGFYKDGSLIRTEPAGHMTIHRVSKSDEGLYKCHSSSHGESPSSWIIVTEKPTTTAPPPVSGAPPPVSAPPQLVFTLVRHLVVICPYFISTLLMVSLYRHRPTGNKLPVSMATPLHDQAAEILDEDYNDVMEVTTEHQF, from the exons ATGATTCCCAGCAGCTCTCAGTTTTTTGAAGATGAATCGTTCTCTCTGCGCTGTGAGGAGGACGACGGCTCCACTGGATGGACGCTGTGGAGGACCTCAATGGAAGGGAAGATGGCTCAGTGTGGAGTTGACTGGGGAAGATCAGCTGGTTCCTTCTGTAACAACAGTCTAACAGCACGCTGGGATACTGGAGTTTACTGGTGTGAGTCCAGAGAGGGAGCAACCAGTAACAGCATCAACATCACTGTCACAG gTGGACCAGTGATCCTGCAGAGTCCTGCCCTCcctgtgatggagggagatgatgtcactctgcacTGTAAATCATGGGCCTCCAACCTCCCAGCTGGTTTCTATAAAGATGGCTCCCTCATCAGGACTGAgcctgcaggtcacatgaccatcCACCGTGTTTCCAAGTCTGATGAAGGCCTCTAcaagtgtcacagcagcagtcATGGAGAGTCTCCATCCAGCTGGATCATTGTCACAG AAAAACCTACAACCACAGCCCCGCCCCCTGTATCTGGAGCCCCGCCCCCTGTCTCAGCTCCCCCCCAGCTTGTGTTCACACTGGTCCGCCACCTAGTAGTGATCTGTCCGTACTTCATCTCCACTCTCCTCATGGTGTCTTTATATCGACACAGACCCACAG GAAATAAACTAcctgtctccatggcaacaccCCTGCATGACCAGGCTGCAGAGATATTGGATGAGGATTACAATGACGTCATGGAAGTCACCACCGAGCATCAGTTCTGA